The following proteins come from a genomic window of Candidatus Leptovillus gracilis:
- a CDS encoding F0F1 ATP synthase subunit epsilon, which translates to MPIQCEIVTQERLVFSGEVDAVNLPGSEGRLGILPNHTPLLTTLSYGEIIVRQGGEEQYFAVGGGFAEVQPTKVIILADSAEHVEEIDIQRALAARQRAEKMMTEGVPDDPERYAQIRASLQRAQIRLNVAQRRRRSSAMPTDLRDMRQDER; encoded by the coding sequence ATGCCAATTCAGTGCGAAATTGTAACCCAAGAGCGCCTCGTTTTTAGCGGGGAAGTGGACGCGGTTAATTTGCCCGGTTCGGAAGGGCGGTTGGGTATTTTGCCGAACCATACGCCGCTGTTGACGACGTTAAGCTACGGCGAGATCATTGTGCGGCAGGGCGGCGAAGAGCAGTATTTTGCGGTTGGTGGTGGTTTTGCCGAGGTTCAACCGACAAAAGTGATCATCCTGGCCGATTCGGCGGAACATGTGGAAGAGATTGACATTCAGCGGGCATTGGCGGCGCGGCAGCGGGCCGAAAAAATGATGACCGAAGGCGTGCCGGATGATCCAGAACGTTATGCACAGATTCGGGCCTCGCTGCAGCGGGCGCAGATTCGCCTGAATGTGGCGCAGCGCCGCCGCCGGTCCAGCGCTATGCCCACCGACTTGCGCGATATGCGCCAGGATGAAAGATAA
- the atpD gene encoding F0F1 ATP synthase subunit beta, which yields MATGKISAIRGVVVDVNFPEGSVPEIYEALNVAGPNGRLVLEVQQQLGGGAVRTVAMGTTDGLSRGVDVVGTGSPIMVPVGEVTLGRIFDVVGEAVDGGETPKSEIYYPIHRDAPTFQDQSTKAETFETGMKVVDLIAPFIKGGKTGIYGGAGVGKTVTIAELIRSVAREHEGVSIFAGVGERTREGTDLYYEMQEYGVMDSVAMVFGQMNETPGVRLRVALTGLAMAEYFRDQGRDVLLFIDNIFRYVLAGSEMSALLGRMPSAVGYQPTLASEMGALQERITSTKTGSITSMQAIYVPADDYSDPAPVATFAHLDASLTLDRGVFAKGIFPAVDPLASSSRALQPGIVGEEHYRTAREVKQVLQTYNDLQDIIAILGIDELSEDQKLLVARARKIERFLGQPMYVAQKFHGLEGQYVPTHETVRGFREILDGKHDDLPEQAFYMVGTIDQAVAKAERLRAGA from the coding sequence ATGGCTACTGGTAAGATTTCGGCCATACGCGGTGTGGTTGTTGATGTGAATTTCCCTGAAGGGAGCGTGCCGGAAATTTATGAAGCATTGAACGTGGCGGGGCCAAACGGCCGTCTCGTGCTAGAAGTTCAGCAGCAGTTGGGCGGCGGCGCGGTCCGCACCGTGGCCATGGGCACAACCGATGGCCTATCCCGCGGTGTAGACGTTGTTGGAACCGGCAGCCCCATTATGGTCCCGGTTGGCGAGGTTACGCTGGGCCGCATCTTCGACGTGGTCGGCGAAGCTGTGGATGGCGGCGAAACACCCAAATCAGAGATTTATTATCCCATTCACCGCGATGCACCGACGTTTCAGGACCAAAGTACCAAAGCAGAGACCTTTGAAACAGGCATGAAAGTCGTAGATCTTATTGCCCCCTTCATCAAGGGTGGCAAGACGGGTATTTACGGCGGCGCTGGCGTGGGTAAAACCGTCACCATCGCCGAATTGATTCGCTCTGTGGCCCGCGAACATGAAGGCGTATCTATCTTTGCCGGCGTCGGTGAACGCACCCGTGAAGGGACCGACCTGTATTACGAAATGCAGGAATACGGCGTAATGGATTCTGTGGCCATGGTTTTTGGGCAGATGAACGAAACGCCTGGCGTGCGCCTGCGCGTGGCTTTGACCGGTCTGGCTATGGCTGAATATTTCCGCGACCAGGGGCGCGACGTGCTGCTGTTCATTGACAACATCTTCCGCTACGTATTGGCCGGTTCCGAAATGTCCGCGCTGTTGGGGCGTATGCCCAGCGCGGTGGGCTACCAACCCACCCTGGCTTCGGAGATGGGCGCGCTGCAAGAGCGCATCACCTCCACCAAGACCGGTTCCATCACCTCTATGCAAGCCATTTACGTGCCGGCCGACGACTATTCCGACCCGGCCCCGGTGGCGACCTTCGCCCATCTGGACGCCAGCCTGACGTTGGATCGCGGCGTGTTTGCCAAAGGTATTTTCCCGGCCGTAGACCCATTGGCTTCTTCCAGCCGCGCGCTTCAGCCAGGTATCGTGGGCGAAGAGCATTACCGCACCGCCCGCGAAGTGAAACAGGTTTTGCAGACCTACAACGATCTGCAAGACATCATCGCCATTTTGGGTATTGACGAATTGTCGGAGGACCAGAAATTATTGGTGGCGCGGGCGCGTAAAATCGAACGTTTCCTGGGTCAGCCGATGTATGTGGCGCAGAAGTTCCACGGACTTGAAGGCCAATACGTGCCGACCCATGAGACAGTGCGTGGTTTCCGCGAAATTCTGGATGGTAAGCATGACGACCTGCCGGAACAAGCCTTTTACATGGTCGGTACAATTGATCAGGCGGTGGCCAAAGCGGAGCGCCTGCGCGCCGGAGCATAG
- a CDS encoding cytochrome bc complex cytochrome b subunit has protein sequence MATFYDQVKEMGLKQAFVAKSDEVVERITAGMNIGDIRSALRGDEPRRPNPRLRPHADGFWLHIRPSFYHNEITRVYPTFHLGWLSTFMFVWETITGIFLMIFYTPSPLVAYSNMWNIMANVPLGQLMRNMHRLGAEVMVLVVALHMLRTFVTGSYKKPRQFTWATGMILLVLTLMLSFSGYLLPWDQLAYWALTVFISGAESAPAPPVVNQNVLLILQGGPSLGAGGLLRWYLLHVLLMPLLLAIFFFVHYYKVVLHGFSLPPGREEVGEDTAKRIPKNERTYFIPDIMTSEVMWTALLTLFLVAGSLWFWDAPLEHHADPVVTPLHVVAPWYLSWSQGWLKLAPKTVVIGFIPLLMVIFIVMPYFEVGKSRRYADRRVGLSVSMLFIAFMMVSNWMGTPRYRVQSSSDLEVATKLLPEEGVSVLLGIPPEYLWEGQYLPGQVVADNPHLTYGLQVFNDLMVKHSCTNFPGTTIGGVGLETCEAEDHRMPDPYATLTIEQAQEGLVRMVIHIDALNPENTDEYLYNLDWVGYRHENANYEEECSFINKSC, from the coding sequence ATGGCTACTTTTTATGATCAAGTTAAAGAAATGGGGTTGAAACAAGCCTTCGTTGCCAAGAGCGATGAAGTTGTAGAACGCATCACCGCCGGGATGAATATCGGTGATATCCGTTCTGCTTTGCGTGGCGACGAACCTCGTCGCCCCAATCCCCGACTGCGTCCCCACGCTGATGGTTTTTGGCTGCACATCCGCCCCAGCTTCTACCACAACGAAATCACCCGCGTGTACCCCACCTTCCATCTAGGTTGGTTATCCACCTTTATGTTTGTCTGGGAAACAATCACCGGCATTTTCCTGATGATTTTCTACACGCCCAGCCCCCTGGTGGCCTACAGCAATATGTGGAATATCATGGCCAATGTCCCTCTGGGTCAGTTGATGCGCAACATGCACCGCCTGGGCGCTGAAGTGATGGTCCTGGTTGTCGCGCTGCACATGCTGCGAACCTTTGTCACCGGCAGTTATAAAAAACCACGACAATTCACCTGGGCCACCGGCATGATCTTGCTGGTGTTAACCCTGATGCTTAGTTTCAGCGGCTATTTGCTGCCCTGGGACCAATTGGCCTATTGGGCGTTGACCGTCTTTATTTCCGGGGCGGAATCGGCGCCGGCTCCGCCTGTAGTTAACCAAAACGTCCTACTCATTCTCCAGGGTGGGCCTTCATTGGGGGCAGGTGGTTTACTGCGCTGGTACCTGCTCCATGTGTTATTAATGCCGCTGCTGTTGGCTATTTTCTTCTTTGTCCATTATTACAAAGTTGTTCTGCATGGCTTCTCGCTGCCTCCTGGCCGTGAAGAAGTGGGCGAAGACACTGCCAAACGCATCCCCAAAAATGAGCGTACTTACTTCATTCCCGACATCATGACCAGCGAAGTGATGTGGACTGCCCTCTTAACTCTGTTCCTGGTCGCCGGCTCTCTTTGGTTCTGGGACGCGCCGCTGGAACACCATGCTGATCCGGTGGTGACGCCGCTGCACGTAGTGGCCCCCTGGTATCTCTCCTGGTCTCAGGGTTGGTTGAAATTAGCGCCCAAAACCGTAGTTATCGGCTTTATCCCGCTGTTGATGGTTATTTTCATCGTCATGCCTTATTTTGAGGTGGGCAAGAGCCGCCGCTACGCCGACCGGCGCGTAGGGCTTAGTGTTTCCATGCTCTTCATTGCCTTTATGATGGTTTCCAACTGGATGGGCACGCCCAGATATCGTGTACAGTCGTCATCTGATCTGGAGGTGGCAACCAAGCTGCTGCCGGAAGAAGGGGTAAGCGTCTTGTTGGGTATTCCCCCGGAATATTTATGGGAAGGCCAATATTTACCGGGACAGGTTGTGGCAGATAACCCGCACCTGACTTATGGGCTGCAAGTGTTTAATGACCTGATGGTAAAGCACAGCTGCACCAATTTCCCTGGTACGACAATAGGTGGAGTGGGTCTGGAAACGTGTGAAGCAGAAGACCATCGAATGCCCGACCCCTATGCCACCCTGACCATTGAGCAAGCCCAGGAGGGTCTGGTGAGAATGGTTATTCATATTGATGCGCTTAATCCTGAAAATACAGATGAGTACCTGTACAACCTGGATTGGGTTGGTTATCGTCATGAAAATGCGAACTATGAAGAGGAATGCTCTTTCATCAATAAATCCTGCTAA
- a CDS encoding rod shape-determining protein, protein MFTPHIAIDLGTVNVLVFDQSRGVVLQEPSMVAIREDENKTTIVEVGRAAKEMYGRTPEEIEVIRPLRDGVIADYFVTQGMLEYFIGKVTGRFHLRKPVVMISVPYGVTSVERRAVKEAAVAAGARPPAHLIPEPLAAAIGAGLPIGTPTGNMVVNLGGGSTEAAVCSMNGIVCAESVRVGGVHLDEAIIAYVRKKYNLIIGEPTAEAIKIKIGAAMPLDNEMEMQVQGRDQIAGLPKTITIRSGEVVEALSEPLAAIVNVVRAVLAKTPPELSSDIIDRGMALTGGGALLRELDTLLTRETGVPAYVADNPIACTVIGAGKALAELPILQRSIPDL, encoded by the coding sequence ATTTTTACGCCTCATATTGCCATTGATCTGGGTACGGTGAATGTCTTGGTGTTTGACCAAAGCCGGGGTGTTGTGCTGCAAGAGCCGTCCATGGTGGCAATTCGTGAAGACGAAAACAAGACGACGATTGTGGAAGTGGGGCGCGCGGCGAAGGAGATGTACGGCCGTACTCCAGAAGAAATAGAGGTGATACGGCCGTTGCGCGATGGCGTGATCGCCGACTATTTTGTCACCCAGGGGATGCTGGAATACTTCATCGGCAAGGTAACAGGGCGGTTTCATTTGCGCAAACCGGTGGTGATGATCAGCGTGCCCTACGGCGTTACCAGCGTGGAACGCCGCGCTGTGAAAGAAGCGGCCGTAGCCGCCGGCGCCCGCCCGCCGGCCCATCTGATCCCCGAACCGTTGGCGGCAGCGATTGGCGCCGGATTGCCCATCGGCACGCCGACCGGCAACATGGTGGTGAATTTGGGTGGTGGGTCCACAGAGGCGGCCGTGTGTTCAATGAACGGCATTGTCTGCGCCGAGTCAGTGCGCGTGGGCGGTGTTCATTTGGACGAAGCGATCATCGCTTATGTGCGTAAGAAGTACAACCTGATTATTGGCGAACCGACGGCCGAAGCCATCAAAATCAAAATCGGCGCGGCCATGCCCCTGGACAATGAAATGGAAATGCAAGTACAGGGGCGCGACCAGATTGCTGGTCTGCCCAAAACAATCACCATTCGTTCCGGCGAAGTTGTCGAGGCCCTCAGCGAACCCCTGGCGGCTATCGTCAACGTGGTGCGCGCTGTGCTGGCGAAGACGCCCCCGGAACTTTCTTCAGATATTATTGATCGGGGTATGGCGCTGACCGGCGGCGGGGCGCTTTTGCGCGAATTGGACACGCTGCTTACCAGGGAAACCGGCGTGCCGGCCTACGTGGCCGACAATCCCATTGCCTGCACCGTCATTGGCGCGGGCAAAGCATTGGCCGAACTGCCCATTTTGCAGCGCAGCATTCCTGATCTCTAA
- a CDS encoding cytochrome c encodes MQIKVAIGTIAFMLTMVIFGYAALREPTRLERFTLAEQGRSIETGAHLYQANCSNCHGVNGLAEECYDLGTGAQIGCIGLPLNYRALLCGDISDRMIALNWQGTKEAFIRSTISSGRAGTEMPTWSEQFGGPLRDDQVRNIVSYVLNYETVELCSGEVIRFEWPDSVDDLLVAFPDSSAENGKALFLSYGCTGCHGIPDEGVVAAVGPDMANIGEVAATRIEGKTALQYIYESILHPSDFIAPECPNGPCSGPPSAMPANFPDRMAVSPGDMVDIFAYLQLLEQ; translated from the coding sequence ATGCAAATAAAAGTTGCGATTGGAACCATAGCTTTCATGCTAACAATGGTTATATTTGGATACGCGGCCCTGCGCGAACCCACACGCCTGGAGCGTTTTACGCTGGCTGAACAAGGCCGTTCCATTGAGACCGGCGCGCACCTATATCAGGCCAACTGCTCCAACTGCCACGGCGTGAACGGCCTGGCAGAAGAGTGTTATGATTTAGGGACTGGCGCGCAAATTGGCTGCATTGGTTTGCCGCTGAATTACCGGGCGCTGTTATGTGGCGACATCTCGGACCGGATGATTGCCCTGAATTGGCAAGGTACCAAAGAAGCCTTCATTCGCAGTACCATTTCTTCAGGGCGCGCGGGTACAGAAATGCCAACGTGGTCGGAACAGTTTGGCGGCCCCTTGCGGGATGATCAGGTTCGCAACATCGTCTCGTATGTCTTGAACTACGAAACAGTTGAACTGTGCAGCGGTGAAGTGATCCGCTTTGAATGGCCGGACAGCGTGGATGATTTGTTGGTGGCATTCCCCGATAGCAGCGCTGAAAATGGTAAGGCATTGTTCTTGTCTTATGGCTGCACTGGCTGCCATGGCATACCCGACGAAGGTGTTGTGGCGGCAGTGGGGCCAGATATGGCTAATATCGGCGAAGTGGCGGCCACTCGTATTGAAGGGAAGACAGCATTGCAGTATATATACGAATCCATTTTGCACCCCAGCGATTTTATTGCGCCGGAGTGCCCGAACGGACCTTGCAGCGGCCCGCCGAGCGCCATGCCAGCTAACTTCCCGGACCGGATGGCGGTTAGCCCTGGCGATATGGTAGATATTTTTGCTTATCTCCAACTTCTGGAGCAATAG
- a CDS encoding dCTP deaminase yields the protein MAIKSDSWIRRMAQEQRMIEPFVDGQVRDGVISYGLSSYGYDIRVSNEFKIFTNVHSAVVDPKHFNPKSFVDFQGDICVIPPNSFVLAQTMEYFRIPRDVLTICVGKSTYARCGLIVNVTPFEPEWEGYVTLEISNTTPLPARIYAGEGIAQVLFFQSDEVCETSYADRKGKYQNQQSIMLPRI from the coding sequence ATGGCAATCAAATCAGATAGTTGGATAAGGCGTATGGCTCAGGAACAGAGAATGATTGAGCCGTTTGTGGATGGACAGGTACGGGATGGGGTCATTTCGTATGGGTTGTCTTCATATGGCTATGACATTCGCGTCAGCAATGAGTTTAAGATATTTACCAACGTGCATTCGGCTGTGGTAGACCCCAAGCATTTCAATCCCAAATCCTTTGTTGATTTTCAGGGTGACATCTGCGTGATCCCGCCGAACTCTTTTGTGTTGGCCCAGACAATGGAATACTTCCGTATTCCGCGTGACGTCCTGACCATTTGCGTCGGTAAATCTACCTATGCTCGTTGTGGCTTGATTGTCAACGTGACGCCGTTTGAACCGGAATGGGAAGGATATGTCACACTAGAAATTTCCAATACAACACCGCTGCCGGCCCGCATTTATGCCGGGGAAGGTATTGCTCAGGTATTGTTCTTCCAATCAGATGAGGTCTGCGAGACATCCTACGCTGATCGCAAAGGCAAGTATCAGAACCAACAAAGCATTATGCTGCCGCGTATTTAG
- a CDS encoding arginine--tRNA ligase yields the protein MRLDTQLAVVVQAAIENAQAAGALPAFVIPEILIEKPREAVFGDYATPIALRLAKLARMAPLNIAQVIAAHLPPLSYVSEVTVAPPGFINLRIATTFLQGQVEEILAAGLEYGRITLGDGQKAQVECVSANPTGPIHIGRTRGGVMGDTLARIMHAAGYDVTLEYYYNDAGRQVMLLGESTKIRYLQLLGEDVTLGEEHYKGDYIWGIAQELLTARGADLRDEAVDFFADYAQKRISASQKESLKRINIEFDVYFREQSLYENGRVWETLNILQERGYVYQKDDAQWFRTTAFGDDKDRVLVKSTGEPTYRMPDIAYHWDKAQRGFDLVVDIFGPDHHATAPQVLMGVQALGYDTSFVRTVLHQIVYLYRGGELVKMSTRAGEFVTLDELVDEVGADSIRYFMISRSGNSPIDFDMDLAVEQSDKNPVYYIQNAHVRCAGIFRKWVDAGHDPNADQDADLSLLTHENELNFLRKALELSNIIELIVKESEPHHITFYAYELASLFHPTYETCRVLHSEVPEPLRLARLRFYRAAQQLFAVVLNLMGMSTPEVM from the coding sequence ATGAGACTTGATACGCAATTAGCCGTGGTAGTTCAGGCGGCCATTGAAAACGCGCAGGCGGCCGGTGCGCTGCCGGCCTTTGTGATACCGGAAATTTTGATCGAGAAGCCGCGTGAAGCGGTTTTCGGAGACTATGCGACGCCGATTGCCCTGCGGTTGGCTAAATTGGCGCGTATGGCGCCGCTGAACATTGCCCAGGTGATTGCCGCGCATTTGCCGCCGCTGTCTTACGTGAGCGAGGTGACGGTTGCGCCACCCGGCTTTATTAATCTGCGGATAGCGACGACGTTTTTGCAGGGACAGGTGGAGGAGATTTTGGCGGCCGGTTTGGAATACGGCCGTATCACCCTCGGCGACGGCCAAAAAGCGCAGGTGGAATGCGTCAGCGCCAACCCCACCGGTCCCATTCACATTGGCCGCACCCGCGGCGGTGTGATGGGTGACACCCTGGCGCGCATCATGCACGCCGCCGGTTACGACGTGACTCTGGAATATTACTACAACGATGCCGGCCGCCAGGTGATGCTGCTGGGCGAATCCACCAAAATTCGCTACTTGCAGCTTCTCGGTGAAGATGTCACCCTCGGCGAAGAGCATTACAAAGGGGATTACATTTGGGGCATTGCCCAAGAACTGCTGACAGCGCGCGGGGCTGACCTGCGTGACGAAGCAGTTGACTTCTTTGCCGATTATGCGCAAAAGCGCATCTCTGCCAGCCAGAAGGAGAGCCTCAAGCGCATCAACATTGAATTTGACGTCTATTTTCGTGAGCAGAGTTTGTATGAAAACGGCCGTGTCTGGGAAACGCTGAATATTTTGCAAGAACGTGGTTATGTCTACCAAAAGGATGACGCCCAATGGTTCCGCACCACCGCGTTTGGCGATGACAAAGACCGGGTCCTGGTCAAATCCACCGGCGAACCAACCTACCGCATGCCCGACATCGCCTATCATTGGGACAAAGCCCAACGTGGTTTTGACCTGGTCGTGGACATCTTTGGCCCTGACCACCACGCCACAGCGCCCCAGGTATTGATGGGCGTTCAGGCGCTTGGCTACGATACCAGCTTTGTCCGTACTGTCCTGCACCAGATTGTCTACCTCTACCGTGGCGGCGAACTGGTGAAGATGAGTACCCGCGCCGGTGAATTTGTCACCCTCGACGAATTGGTAGACGAAGTGGGCGCAGATTCCATCCGCTACTTTATGATCTCCCGCTCTGGCAACAGCCCAATTGACTTTGATATGGATCTGGCAGTAGAGCAATCAGACAAAAACCCCGTCTACTACATCCAAAACGCCCACGTGCGCTGCGCCGGTATTTTTCGCAAATGGGTAGACGCCGGCCACGACCCCAATGCGGATCAAGACGCCGATTTGAGCCTGCTCACCCATGAAAACGAGTTGAACTTCTTGCGCAAAGCGTTGGAACTCAGCAACATTATCGAACTCATCGTCAAAGAATCGGAACCACACCACATTACTTTTTACGCCTACGAGTTGGCTTCTCTGTTCCATCCCACCTATGAAACCTGTCGGGTGCTGCATTCCGAGGTCCCGGAGCCATTGCGGTTGGCGCGCTTACGTTTCTACCGGGCAGCGCAGCAGCTTTTTGCTGTTGTGTTAAACCTGATGGGCATGAGTACACCGGAAGTCATGTAG
- a CDS encoding ubiquinol-cytochrome c reductase iron-sulfur subunit — translation MKTLADLPEINAAPNNFADGRFWLVNLDTNQANNRMYLASDESQPIVGVAAIYKVCTHLGCIYTWTNSNDRFECPCHGSKYRLDGRRIESPAPRALDRFKVYAVAEDKTTVLAEAELVDNFYAPLVLPADTAFIRVDTGDRKLGLSEPLLCDFAGNCP, via the coding sequence ATGAAAACGTTGGCAGATCTGCCAGAGATTAATGCTGCGCCGAACAATTTTGCTGACGGCCGTTTCTGGTTAGTCAATCTGGACACCAATCAAGCCAATAATCGGATGTATCTTGCCTCGGATGAGAGCCAACCCATAGTCGGCGTGGCGGCTATTTACAAAGTTTGTACCCACCTGGGCTGCATTTATACCTGGACAAATTCAAACGACCGTTTTGAATGTCCCTGTCATGGGTCTAAATACCGGCTAGACGGCCGTCGTATCGAATCCCCCGCCCCCCGTGCTTTAGACAGGTTTAAGGTATACGCCGTCGCTGAAGACAAAACAACTGTTCTGGCCGAAGCAGAATTGGTGGACAATTTCTATGCACCGCTTGTTCTCCCGGCCGATACAGCCTTCATTCGCGTAGATACCGGCGACCGAAAACTGGGTCTCTCGGAACCCTTGCTTTGTGACTTTGCCGGTAACTGCCCATAA
- a CDS encoding glycosyltransferase family 4 protein, whose amino-acid sequence MHLVVNGYFWQRPFVGSGQYTRNLVYYLNRMVSDLEITLVVPHFPGDSEPQDVPPSVRLKKVAARPGHAGKVWFEQRQFPAACREVGGTIAHVPYWGGPLQSPLPLVVTVHDLTTLLVPEYRRSAKARLYNALVSASARGANHIMTDSRASKAEIVTHLGIAAERVTAVHLAAGPQYTAKENSLVDMAVLRKYDLPDFYVLYLGGYEIHKNVTTLLLAWTYVGQALGQEYPLVLAGKKPTAVSAVYPDYDAYIQKLRIAEYTRWIGFVDEEDKPVLYRNAETFVFPSRREGFGLPVLEAMACGTAVVTSSSTSLPEVVGEAGFVVDPDDARGMAGAIIATIVQENLAADLRQKSIQQAAAFSWEKTATETLLVYDHALTGK is encoded by the coding sequence ATGCATCTTGTTGTAAATGGTTATTTTTGGCAACGGCCGTTTGTCGGCAGCGGGCAATATACCCGAAATCTGGTCTACTATCTCAATCGGATGGTATCTGACCTGGAAATCACGCTGGTTGTGCCCCATTTCCCCGGTGATTCTGAGCCGCAAGATGTGCCGCCCAGCGTGCGTCTGAAAAAGGTGGCGGCGCGTCCTGGACACGCAGGCAAGGTGTGGTTCGAGCAGCGGCAGTTTCCGGCAGCCTGCCGGGAAGTGGGCGGGACCATCGCCCACGTGCCGTATTGGGGTGGGCCGCTGCAATCGCCGCTGCCGTTGGTGGTGACAGTCCATGATCTGACGACGCTGCTTGTGCCTGAATATCGGCGCAGCGCCAAAGCGCGGCTGTACAATGCTCTGGTCAGCGCCAGCGCGCGCGGCGCGAACCACATCATGACCGATTCGCGGGCGAGTAAGGCAGAGATTGTGACCCATTTGGGGATAGCGGCGGAACGGGTAACGGCCGTTCACCTGGCCGCCGGTCCGCAGTACACCGCCAAAGAAAACAGCCTGGTAGACATGGCTGTCTTACGCAAATATGATTTGCCTGACTTTTATGTACTCTACCTGGGCGGGTATGAGATTCATAAAAATGTAACGACCCTGCTGCTGGCCTGGACCTATGTGGGGCAGGCGTTGGGGCAGGAATACCCTTTGGTGTTGGCGGGAAAAAAACCAACGGCCGTTTCCGCCGTCTATCCCGATTACGACGCTTACATACAAAAATTGCGCATTGCCGAATACACGCGCTGGATTGGCTTTGTGGACGAAGAAGACAAGCCGGTTCTGTATCGTAATGCGGAGACCTTTGTTTTTCCCAGCCGCCGCGAAGGGTTTGGGCTGCCGGTGTTGGAGGCGATGGCTTGCGGCACGGCCGTTGTCACCAGCAGCAGCACCTCGCTGCCAGAGGTTGTCGGCGAAGCCGGCTTCGTCGTAGACCCGGACGATGCGCGCGGCATGGCCGGGGCGATCATCGCCACCATCGTTCAGGAGAATCTGGCGGCCGACTTACGCCAAAAAAGCATCCAGCAGGCGGCTGCTTTCTCCTGGGAAAAAACGGCCACAGAAACGCTTTTGGTATACGATCACGCGCTGACCGGGAAGTGA
- a CDS encoding redox-sensing transcriptional repressor Rex — protein MSQIPDIVIGRLPIYLRELRRLLLEEGKHTTSSYELGKRLGISSAQIRKDLSHFGEFGKQGTGYHINYLVEQLQQILHLTQEWPVAIVGAGYLGHALVHYNGFQHRGFHIRWLFDNDPAKIGQEMSGLVVQSITELEETIQREQVKIAILAVPIKAVQDITDILVASGVKAILSYVPAHLNVPSDVQVSYSDPVVQMQRMTFYLE, from the coding sequence GTGTCTCAAATCCCAGATATCGTCATCGGACGACTCCCAATTTATCTGCGTGAACTTCGTCGGCTGTTGCTTGAAGAAGGCAAACACACCACCTCATCCTATGAACTGGGCAAGCGGTTAGGCATCAGTTCCGCCCAAATCCGCAAAGACCTTTCTCATTTTGGCGAATTTGGCAAACAAGGAACCGGCTATCACATCAATTACCTGGTCGAGCAGCTGCAACAAATCCTCCACCTCACCCAGGAATGGCCGGTAGCCATTGTCGGCGCGGGCTATCTGGGCCACGCCCTGGTCCACTACAATGGCTTTCAGCATCGGGGTTTCCACATCCGCTGGCTATTCGACAACGATCCGGCCAAAATCGGCCAGGAAATGAGCGGCCTCGTCGTCCAGTCAATTACCGAGCTAGAAGAAACAATTCAACGCGAACAGGTGAAAATTGCTATCCTGGCCGTACCCATCAAAGCGGTGCAGGATATCACCGATATTCTAGTCGCCTCTGGCGTGAAAGCGATTCTAAGCTACGTTCCCGCCCATCTCAACGTCCCGTCCGATGTACAGGTCAGTTACAGCGATCCCGTCGTCCAAATGCAGCGTATGACTTTTTATCTGGAATAA